A single genomic interval of Flavobacteriales bacterium harbors:
- a CDS encoding polyprenol monophosphomannose synthase, with amino-acid sequence MPERLVIIPTYDERENIREILDAVLALSPAFHVLVVDDNSPDGTAALVKEHRATDPSRIHLLERRGKLGLGTAYIAGFKWALQHGYAYVFEMDADFSHDPKDLPRLHAACAEGGADMSVGSRYVKGGRVHDWSWDRVLMSSMASLYVRAVLWLGVRDTTAGFVCYTRRVLEALPLDEIRFVGYAFQIEMKYRVKRLGFRIAEVPITFRDRRMGKSKMSMGIFNEAFFGVLQMRRRIP; translated from the coding sequence GTGCCCGAACGGCTGGTCATCATCCCCACGTACGACGAGCGCGAGAACATCCGGGAGATCCTGGACGCGGTGCTCGCCTTGTCGCCGGCGTTCCATGTGCTGGTGGTGGATGACAACAGCCCGGACGGCACGGCCGCGCTGGTGAAGGAGCACCGCGCCACCGACCCTTCGCGCATCCATCTGCTGGAACGCAGGGGCAAGCTGGGCCTGGGCACCGCGTACATCGCCGGCTTCAAGTGGGCGCTGCAGCACGGCTATGCGTACGTGTTCGAGATGGACGCCGACTTCAGCCACGACCCGAAGGACCTGCCCCGCCTCCATGCCGCGTGCGCGGAAGGCGGTGCGGACATGAGCGTGGGATCGCGCTACGTGAAGGGCGGCCGCGTGCACGACTGGAGCTGGGACCGCGTGCTGATGAGCAGCATGGCCTCCCTGTATGTGCGCGCCGTGCTCTGGCTGGGCGTGCGCGACACCACCGCGGGCTTCGTGTGCTACACCCGCCGCGTGCTGGAGGCGCTGCCCTTGGACGAGATCCGCTTCGTGGGCTACGCCTTCCAGATCGAGATGAAATACCGCGTGAAGCGCCTCGGCTTCCGCATCGCCGAAGTGCCCATCACCTTCCGCGACCGGCGCATGGGCAAGAGCAAGATGAGCATGGGCATCTTCAACGAAGCCTTCTTCGGCGTGCTGCAGATGCGCCGACGCATCCCATGA
- a CDS encoding dihydroorotase, giving the protein MSSSTLIRGASVVNEGRTVQADVLLRGGRIERIAPEGIGAAAGALDLEATGHWLLPGVIDDQVHFREPGLTHKDDIAHGSAAAVAGGVTSYMEMPNTQPQTLTQELLEEKYRLGATRSVANYSFYMGVGSTNLDEVLRTDPRTVCGLKAFLGSSTGDMVITDERVLDELFRKAHMLLAIHAEDDPTIKAELDKALARYGPDIPITEHPHIRSAEACHRCSSAAVERARAFGTRLHVLHISTARELELFEPGPLEGKRITAEACVHHLWFDEEAYRSKGALVKWNPAIKTAADREAIRAAVREGRIDVVATDHAPHTLEEKARPYTQCPSGGPLIQHSLVAMLELARQGVFTVEQVVEKLCHAPARMFAIAGRGHIREGYAADLVLVDPDAPWTVDRAGLEYKCGWSPFEGQRFHARVLRTWVNGHLAYADGRVRHEVRGERLRFDR; this is encoded by the coding sequence ATGAGCAGTTCCACCCTCATCCGCGGCGCCTCGGTGGTGAACGAGGGCCGCACCGTACAGGCCGACGTGCTGTTGCGCGGCGGCCGCATCGAACGCATCGCACCCGAAGGCATCGGTGCCGCCGCCGGGGCCCTCGACCTGGAGGCCACCGGGCATTGGTTGCTGCCGGGGGTGATCGACGACCAGGTCCACTTCCGCGAGCCCGGCCTTACGCACAAGGACGACATCGCGCACGGTTCGGCCGCTGCGGTCGCCGGGGGCGTCACCAGCTACATGGAGATGCCCAACACCCAGCCGCAGACCCTCACCCAGGAGCTGCTGGAGGAGAAATACCGCCTGGGCGCCACACGTTCGGTGGCCAACTACTCCTTCTACATGGGTGTGGGCAGCACCAACCTGGACGAGGTGCTGCGCACCGACCCCCGCACCGTGTGCGGCCTCAAGGCCTTCCTGGGCAGCAGCACCGGCGACATGGTGATCACCGACGAGCGCGTGCTGGACGAACTGTTCCGCAAGGCCCACATGCTGCTGGCGATCCACGCGGAGGACGATCCCACCATCAAGGCGGAGCTGGACAAGGCGCTGGCGCGCTACGGGCCGGACATCCCCATCACCGAGCACCCGCACATCCGCAGTGCCGAGGCCTGCCACCGCTGCAGCAGTGCCGCCGTGGAGCGCGCACGCGCGTTCGGCACCCGCCTCCATGTGCTGCACATCAGCACGGCGCGCGAGCTGGAGCTCTTCGAGCCGGGGCCCTTGGAAGGCAAGCGCATCACCGCCGAGGCCTGCGTGCACCACCTGTGGTTCGACGAGGAGGCCTACCGCAGCAAGGGCGCCCTGGTGAAGTGGAACCCCGCCATCAAGACGGCGGCCGACCGCGAGGCCATCCGTGCGGCCGTGCGCGAGGGCCGCATCGACGTGGTGGCCACGGACCACGCGCCGCACACCCTGGAGGAGAAGGCCCGGCCCTACACCCAGTGCCCCAGCGGTGGCCCGCTCATCCAGCACAGCCTCGTCGCCATGCTGGAGCTGGCCCGGCAGGGCGTGTTCACCGTGGAACAGGTGGTGGAGAAGCTCTGCCATGCACCGGCCCGGATGTTCGCCATCGCCGGACGCGGCCACATCCGCGAAGGCTACGCCGCCGACCTGGTGCTGGTGGACCCCGACGCACCGTGGACGGTGGACCGGGCCGGGCTGGAATACAAGTGCGGCTGGTCGCCCTTCGAGGGGCAGCGCTTCCACGCCCGCGTGCTGCGCACCTGGGTGAACGGCCACCTGGCCTATGCCGACGGACGCGTCCGGCACGAGGTCCGCGGCGAACGCCTGCGCTTCGACCGATGA
- a CDS encoding DUF4296 domain-containing protein codes for MSVLHIIHGRLFRAALRPLHLHRWTKAWPLLLALSACTPEGPPPDVLPRDRFVTVLAEAQLIEARVNREGAVEHRSNERVDAYYTELFTREGITREQFRHSFDHYAQDPAVLKGIYGDVIAELSKRKDEAMNARPDSLTPGGHP; via the coding sequence ATGAGCGTCCTGCACATCATCCACGGCCGCCTGTTCCGTGCAGCGCTTCGGCCGCTGCACCTGCATCGATGGACGAAGGCCTGGCCCCTGCTTCTGGCCCTCTCCGCCTGCACACCTGAAGGGCCGCCGCCGGACGTGCTGCCGCGCGACCGCTTCGTCACCGTGCTCGCCGAGGCCCAGCTCATCGAGGCGCGCGTGAACCGCGAAGGCGCTGTGGAGCACCGCAGCAACGAACGGGTGGACGCGTACTACACCGAACTGTTCACCCGCGAGGGCATCACCCGCGAGCAGTTCCGCCACAGCTTCGACCACTACGCGCAGGACCCGGCCGTGCTGAAAGGCATCTACGGCGATGTGATCGCCGAGCTCAGCAAGCGCAAGGACGAGGCCATGAACGCACGGCCGGACAGCCTCACGCCGGGCGGGCATCCATGA
- a CDS encoding NAD-dependent epimerase/dehydratase family protein → MRLVTGATGIVGSHVVLALCREGHRVRALVRAGSDRRFVERLLGREPDGGELLARVHWCEGDVLDPVSLAAAMDGVRQVVHCAALVSFDPRDDEALLEVNVEGTAHVVNAALEAGVERLCHVSSIAALGTATDGAPVTEDTPWAEDEERSVYAVSKYAAELEVHRGVAEGLDAVLVNPSLIIGPGLPGRSSRTIADRLRRGTRWYPPGRTSVVDVRDVAEACVRLLREPGAGERYLIAGEAITYQRLFGLFCAAFGKPAPTRPIRPWMLELAWRVERLRTLLFRGRPFITRDTTRTSLRQRRFDDSKLRRRLGLTLRSSEEAVRYTVSLMDARPA, encoded by the coding sequence ATGCGGCTGGTGACGGGGGCGACGGGCATCGTGGGCAGCCATGTGGTGCTGGCCCTATGCCGGGAAGGCCACCGCGTGCGGGCCCTGGTGCGGGCCGGCAGCGACCGACGCTTCGTGGAACGGCTGCTGGGGCGCGAACCCGACGGCGGCGAGCTTCTGGCGCGCGTGCACTGGTGCGAAGGGGACGTGCTGGACCCCGTGTCCCTGGCCGCGGCGATGGACGGGGTGCGGCAGGTGGTGCACTGCGCCGCGCTGGTGAGCTTCGACCCGCGCGACGACGAGGCCCTGCTGGAGGTGAACGTGGAGGGCACCGCCCACGTGGTGAACGCCGCGCTGGAGGCCGGTGTGGAGCGGCTGTGCCACGTGAGCAGCATCGCGGCGCTGGGCACGGCGACCGATGGGGCACCGGTGACCGAGGATACGCCCTGGGCCGAGGACGAGGAGCGCTCGGTGTACGCGGTGAGCAAGTACGCGGCCGAGCTGGAGGTGCACCGCGGGGTGGCCGAGGGGCTCGATGCGGTGCTGGTGAACCCCAGCCTCATCATCGGGCCCGGCCTGCCCGGGCGCAGCAGCAGGACCATCGCGGACCGGCTGCGGAGGGGCACCCGGTGGTATCCGCCGGGACGCACCAGCGTGGTGGACGTGCGCGATGTGGCCGAGGCCTGCGTGCGCCTTCTTCGTGAGCCGGGCGCGGGGGAGCGCTACCTGATCGCCGGCGAGGCCATCACCTACCAGCGGCTGTTCGGCCTGTTCTGCGCGGCCTTCGGCAAGCCCGCACCCACCCGCCCCATCCGGCCGTGGATGCTGGAGCTGGCCTGGCGCGTGGAGCGCCTGCGCACCCTGCTGTTCCGCGGGAGGCCCTTCATCACGCGTGATACGACGCGCACCTCCCTGCGCCAACGGCGCTTCGACGACAGCAAGCTGCGGCGCCGGCTGGGCCTCACCCTGCGCTCCTCGGAAGAGGCGGTGCGCTACACGGTGTCCCTCATGGATGCCCGCCCGGCGTGA